Proteins encoded by one window of Arachis hypogaea cultivar Tifrunner chromosome 1, arahy.Tifrunner.gnm2.J5K5, whole genome shotgun sequence:
- the LOC112801353 gene encoding putative invertase inhibitor yields MLKPPSLFLLLLIITITPLVTCSITLMSPKDLVDQTCQKCANQSKILSYPLCSTSLPVIPVSHSANLQGLALIAMELALENVTSSIETIDKLLDDENVSSIIDNLKDCMELYSDAAWTIVNSIGAFLSGNYEVPINWMSSVMESASTCQQGFGKKGEGSPLTTENYNLFQLCGIAVCIIQMSNPAAKAS; encoded by the coding sequence atgcTGAAACCTCCATCATTATTCTTGCTGCTTCTCATCATCACAATTACCCCACTAGTAACATGCTCAATAACATTGATGTCTCCAAAGGACTTGGTTGATCAAACATGCCAGAAATGCGCAAACCAATCAAAGATCCTGAGCTACCCTCTATGCTCAACGTCCCTCCCTGTAATCCCTGTGAGCCACTCGGCGAACCTCCAAGGTCTCGCGCTGATCGCAATGGAGCTAGCACTAGAGAACGTAACAAGCTCAATTGAAACCATAGACAAATTATTGGATGATGAAAATGTAAGCAGCATTATTGATAACTTGAAAGATTGCATGGAGCTGTACAGTGATGCGGCGTGGACAATAGTGAATTCAATAGGGGCATTCTTGTCAGGGAACTATGAAGTGCCAATTAATTGGATGAGTTCTGTTATGGAATCTGCATCAACATGCCAGCAAGGGTTTGGGAAAAAGGGTGAGGGTTCTCCATTGACAACGGAGAATTACAATCTTTTCCAGTTATGTGGTATTGCAGTTTGCATCATCCAAATGTCTAACCCAGCTGCCAAAGCTTCTtag